The following proteins are co-located in the Pomacea canaliculata isolate SZHN2017 linkage group LG10, ASM307304v1, whole genome shotgun sequence genome:
- the LOC112574412 gene encoding coiled-coil-helix-coiled-coil-helix domain-containing protein 7-like — protein MSAITEKSSSNRKDHNCNHGIEKASRQLDKEKHPCITEQEMSLKCLDDNGYDRDKCNKHFQNYRNCREFWRLVVLDRKRKGVTPYLPPPQERSNIKQEYKHLIPWM, from the exons ATGTCAGCAATTACTGAAAAGTCTTCATCGAATCGGAAAGATCATAACTGTAATCATGGAATTGAGAAAGCCTCTAGGCAGCTAGACAAGGAGAAACATCCATGTATAACA gAACAAGAAATGAGTTTGAAATGCCTTGATGATAATGGCTATGACAGAGATAAATGCAACAAGCATTTTCAAAACTACAGAAACTGCAGGGAATTCTGG CGCCTTGTTGTGcttgacagaaagagaaaaggtgtAACTCCCTACTTACCACCTCCACAAGAACGTAGCAATATAAAGCAAGAATACAAGCATCTTATTCCTTGGATGTAA